The sequence below is a genomic window from Desulfuromonas acetexigens.
GTCCAAGACCACCACCGGCGACCCGCTTGCCGGGTTCAAGATCGGTGGCAGCGAAGGCGGCACGGCGGCGGGCGCAACCGGCGGCGGGAAGGCGGCGAAAGCCCCCCGCGAAACGACGCCTAAGATCAGCGCCGAAGAGCGCGAAGCCGAGCGGCTGCAAGAGCAACGCGCCCGCGACTATGCCGACCTGCTCGAATCGCTGATGAGCGAGGAAGAGGCGATCCAGGCCAGCTACGAGCGGCGCATGCAAATCGTTCTCGACAACACCGCGCCGGAGAGTGAAGCGCGGGCGGACCTCTCGGCCAAGCTGAAGGAAGAGCGGGACGCCGAGCTTGCCGACATGAAAGCCTACCGGCTTGCCGAGGTCGAATCCATCCGCGATTCGCTCATGACCGAAGAAGAAGAGATCCTTGCCAGCTACGAACGGCGGCGGGAAATCGTGCTGGCGAATACGGAGATCACCGAGGCCGAACGCGCCGACCTGATGGAGAAGTTGGCCGCCGACTATACCGCCCGACAGATGGCGATGGAGCAAGAGCGCCAATCGATGGTGCTTTCCGCCTCGGCCTCGATGTTTGGCGAAATGGCCGGACTCGCCAAGACCTTCGCCGGAGAACAGTCGGACGCCTACAAGGCGTTGTTTGCCGTTTCCAAAGCCTTCGCCATCGCCGATGCGACCATCAAAGTAACGCAAGCCATCGCCACCGCCGCCGCTTCGACCACATGGCCCGCGAACCTCGCCGCCATGGCGTCGGTTGCGGCTTCGACGGCGGGGCTGGTGGGAACTATTGCCGGGACCAATTTCAGCGGCGCTTACGACCAGGGAGGAATCATCCCAGCCGGTTCGATTGGTCTGGTTGGCGAGTACGGGCCGGAGCTGGTTAAGGGACCAGCGACGGTGACGAGCCGGGAAGAGACGGCCCGGCTGGCCCGGTCCGGCGGCAAGGCGATTACCATGAATAACACCTTTGTCCTGAATTCCGACGCGCAGGTCGACCAGTTCCGCCAGAGCGAGCGTCAACTTGAATCCAGTTTTTCGCGGGCACTTCGGAGGGCCGATTACTGATGACTTACCCCTGGGCACCCTACCAGCGGCCGCTGGCCGTCACGTTGCCGATTACCACGAGCGATCCTATCCGACTGGCACGGAGACCGGAATGACGTCGAAAAAAACAAGCGGGATCACCCCAGCCCAAAACAAGAAAATCCATGCCCTGAAAAATGCCCTTGGTCTGGACGATGCCGTTTACCGTGAAATTTTGGCCGGTTTCGGGGTTTCGACCTCCCGCTCTCTGACCTTCTCCGGGGCCGAAGAACTGATTGAACGGTTTGAACGTGACGCCCTGGCCATCGGGGCCTGGCGGAAAATCCCCTCCAAGAAGATCGGCACCGGCTACCGGGAGGGGTTCGCCACGCCCAAGCAGCTCGACATGATCGCCGCCCTTTGGGCCGAAGTCAGCACCGCCCCACCGGACAAACGGGAAGGGGCGTTACGGAAATTTGTTACACGTCAGGCGAAGGTTACGGACTTGCGCTTTTTACGGGCGGGCGATGCCTCCCGGGTTATCTGCGCCCTGAAAGCCATGAACCGCCAGGCGGGGGACGAATGAGGCACGATCACTGCCCCCATTGCAGGGCGAAGCGGCCGAACCTCAATGAATTCAGGGAGGCCGCCGGGGAGGACGGATGGATTTTGACGGTTCGCTGTCTGCTTTGCGGTTGGCGGGAATCGGAGAAGGACAACCGAAGTTATCGCTTCTTGGGTTGGTCTTCAGAATGGCCGCCCCGATTCTGGTGAACAGGAACGGGAGGAAGAGACAGGACGGCGGCGAAAGCCAGATTGCAGAATTTGCCCCGTGAGCCGTCGAAAAGTCAAAACCTATACAACGGTAGCCATAAAGAAAAATCGTTGAATACAGCGAAGTTTAAAAAGGGTTTTAACACGGTTTCGGAATTAGGTAGGGACCGGAAAAACGGAAATCAACGAGGAAAGGACATTTTATGACCGAAGAGCAGGAAAAAGTCTGTCGGATGATGGGAATCAGCCGGGACGAATTTGAAGCGGCTCGAAACTCGGAACAGGCGGCGGCGATGAGTCGCGACCGGGGGGAGTCCGCCCCGGAAAAAATCGCGCGGTTGATGGGCGGCGGTTACGGATCGGCGCGGAACCAGGCCGAAACCGAAAAAGAAATCATCTTCGGCGAAGAAGTGGACCCGCTGAAGTTGGCCGAAGCAAAGGCCGCCGTGGCGAAACTCATGAAGCTTTCACCGGCCGAAGCGGCCAAACGGGAAGCCGAGGCCCGAAATATCGCCGAAGCCACTGCCCCCTTGACCGTGGAAGAGCTCGCCGCCTGTTGGATGCTGGGGATTACGCCCCTGGCCTATTACAGCGCCAAAGGTGAAGCCGCAGGCCTCCCCCCTACCTTTATCTAGGATTGAAAGGACGAACCCCCATGAAAATCAGCGAGCGTTACCAGGCGAAAAAATCCATTGAAACCAAAATTTCGGCAATCAAGAGCGAAATTTCGGAGATCAACCTCCCGGGCCTTGCCATTAAGGCCGGTGATGCAAGAACCCGATACGAAAGCGCCCTTCACAGAGTTGACGGTTCCGGGGATCGAGCTTCGGAGCGAACCCGTTCCGAATTGGCCGCCTTGAAAGATGCCATGGAAAGAGCGAAAGCCGACCACCAGGCCG
It includes:
- a CDS encoding regulatory protein GemA, which translates into the protein MTSKKTSGITPAQNKKIHALKNALGLDDAVYREILAGFGVSTSRSLTFSGAEELIERFERDALAIGAWRKIPSKKIGTGYREGFATPKQLDMIAALWAEVSTAPPDKREGALRKFVTRQAKVTDLRFLRAGDASRVICALKAMNRQAGDE